TTGATCATTTTCGCTTGCACAAAACGCGTCCCGCCAAACTGACCCCACCCAAGATTGTCCTCGAAGCGGACGAGTATCCGCATGCGGGTCTGCCCGCCGCTGAGGCTGCTGAAGCGATGAAGGTCCCCGCTGGATTTCAGGTCACTGTGGGGGCGGCGGAGCCCGACGTGCAGCAACCCGTCGCGATGGCGATCGACGACCGAGGGCGGGTCTGGATCGCGGAAGCGTTCGAGTATCCCGTGCGCGCGAAAGGTGATCAGGGCCGAGACCGCATCTTAATTTTTGAGGATACCGATGGTAACGGCTCCCTCGATAAGCGCACCGTGTTCGCGGAAGGCCTGAATCTCATCAGTGGGCTGGAGGTTGGCTTTGGGGGCGTCTGGGTCGGGGCGGCACCGTACCTGATGTTCATCCCTGATCGAAATGGTGACGACATCCCCGACAGTGCACCTCAGATTTTGCTCGATGGCTGGGGCTATCAGGACACCCACGAAACGCTCAATGCATTCATCTGGGGCCCCGATGGTTGGCTGTATGGTTGCCATGGTGTGTTCACTCACTCTCGCGTAGGCAAGCCGGGAACGCCCGACGAGGAACGCGTACCTGTGAATGCTGCGGTCTGGCGATATCACCCCACACGCCATCAGTTCGATATCTTTGCCCATGGCACCAGTAATCCGTGGGGCGTTGATTTCAACGACCGCGGTCAAGCTTTCATCACCGCATGTGTGATCCCGCACCTCTATCACGTCATTGAAGGTGCGCGGTACCAGCGTCAAGGCGGCCAGCATTTCAATCCGTACACCTACCGCGATATCACGACCATTGCTGACCATTTGCACTATCTCGGTGCGAATCCACACGGCGGGAATAATCGCTCGGATTCAGCGGGAGGAGGCCATGCTCACGCGGGGGCCATGATCTACTTAGGCGATGCCTGGCCTGAGGCCTACCGAGGCGAGCTATTCATGAACAACATTCATGGACAGCGGCTGAATGTTGATAGGCTGCAACCGCGTGGGTCCGGATATGTCGGCACGCACGGTCCGGATTTTTTACTGACCGGTGACCAAGCGTCTCAAATTCTAAACCTGCGATACGGACCTGACGGCAATGCGTGGATGATCGACTGGTATGACATGCAGGCTTGCCACCGCCGCGAAGTGAATATGCACGATCGTAGTAATGGCCGCATTTATAAAATCAGTTACAGCGAAACAGCAGGAGATTTGCCCGCAGCCCAGCCTGCCGCGGATCCGTTTGCATCGCGTGGCATCTCCCACTCGCTTGCGGAAATGTCCGACCGGGAGCTCGCCGAACTCGTGCTTCAGAGGAACGATTGGTTTGTGCGTCACGCTCGCCGGTTGCTTCAAGAGCGAGCCCTGCGCAGCGAAATCGATTTGGGTGCCCGGTCAAGGTTGCGTGAAATTGCCGTGACTCATGCAGATGATACCCGGCGTCTCCGCGCTGTCTGGGCACTACACGCCGTCTCCGGCTTGGACGAGGCATTCTTGCAAGCACTACTGAATGACCCAAGTCCGTACGTCCGTGGCTGGACCGTTCAACTCGCCATGGAGGTCTCGCAGAATGCCCCTTCGAACGCCATGTTGGAAAGGTTCATCGAACTTGCGCAGCAGGATCCATCTCCGGTGGTGCGTCTATACCTCGCATCGGCGGCGCAGAATCTCGACTTGAATCAACGCTGGGGATTGATTGAGTCACTGTGCACTCATGCGAGCGACGCCAACGACCATAATCTACCGTTGATGTACTGGTATGCAGCCGAACCGTTGGCGGACGTTGACGCCTCCCGAGCGCTGGCTCTGGCAATGCAGGCTGGCGTGGCCATTCCACTGGTGCAAGAGTTCATGCTGCGGCGGATCGGTAGCGCTGACGATGCGGGACGGTCGCTTGAGGTCCTGGTACAGGGTCTGGGTGAGGCCAAATCCAGGACGATCCAAATCGCCTTTTTGAAAGCAATTCGGTTGGCATTACGCGGTCAGCGGCGAGTGTCGCCGCCGAGGCAGTGGGGGGAAGTGTCGGCGCGGCTGATCCAAAGTGATGATGAGGAGGTGAGCACACAAGCCATCGCTCTGGGCGTAACCTTTGGTGATCCCGCTGCAACGGCCAAGATGCGTGAGCAGATCACAGATGGGAGTTTAAGTACTGAGCATCGGCTCATTGCGATCGAATCGTTGCTTGGTGCCAATGACCCTGAGTTGGTTCCATCCTTGATCACGCTGCTGGATGAGGACGAGGCCCTGCGTGAGGCTGCTATTCGTGGCATGGCTCAGTATGATTCTGGCGATGCGACGAACTCACTGTTGGCTCGCTACGACGACTTCACACCCGAACAACGGCGACTCGTTCTCGGTACGCTCTGTTCCCGGGCGTCTAGCGGACTAGCCCTGCTGCGTACCATTGAAGCCAAACAGATACCCAGCAGTGATTTAACCGCTGATTTGGTGCGTCAGCTTCAGCTCCTGCAGAATCAGGAGATTGGAGATCTGCTGACGAGTGTCTGGGGATCCGTTCGCGAATCCGATTCAGACAAGCTGGCGATGATTGCCCGTTACAAGGAACTGGTTGAGTCCGATACGGAACCGCCCGTTAACCTCGCCCTGGGACGGGCCGTTTTCGCCAAGACGTGTATGAAATGCCACGTGCTCTACGGGGTGGGATTCAAGATCGGCCCAGACTTAACGGGATCGAACCGCTCGAACCTCGACTACCTGCTCAGCAACATTGTCGACCCGAGCGGGGTGATGGCCAAAGAGTACCTCCCCACCATTCTATTGACCGACGATGGACGCGTTGTCAGCGGCCTGGTGAAAGCCGAAGACAATCGCTCGATCACGATTCAGTCCACCGACGCGGTGGTGATTGTGCCCAAGAATGAGATCGAAGAGCGTATTCTGAGTGAGAAGTCGATGATGCCAGAGGATCAACTGAAGCAGTTTAGTGATCACGAAGTCCGATCGCTCATCACTTACTTGCGGGGTAAGGAGCAGACGCCGATGTTGGCTTCGGACGAGGACCTCGCCCGGTTCTTCAATGGAACCGATCTGACAGGCTGGAGTGGTCGCGATGATCTATGGTCGGTTGAGAACGGTGAACTCGTGGGCCGCACGGACGGACTTGCGCAGAACGAGTGGATTGTTAGTGACTTGGCCGTGGGCGACTTCACACTGACGTTAGATGTCAAGTTGGTTGGCAATCGAGGAAACAGTGGCATTCAGTTTCGCAGTCATGCCCATGACGGCGAAGTTGCGGGCTATCAAGCAGACATCGGGGTTGATTGGTGGGGCAAGCTCTATGAAGAACACGGCCGTGGCTTGCTATGGGACCAACCGGCCGATGCGAAGGTGAATGTAGGCGATTGGAATCGCTATAAGATTGTCGTGAGCGGCCACCACATTCGCACCTATCTCAACGACGAACTCTGCGTCGATCTAGAAGACCCTGACGGCGCGGAATCGGGGATTATTGCATTCCAGCTCCACAGTGGCGGGAAGACCGAAGTGCGTTTTCGGAATATTCAACTAACACGTTAACGGTTCGAAACAAGAGCCTATCTCACTGAATAGTGGGCGCAACGTAAACGCAGGACGATCCAGAGACCGGTTGTCGGGCATCGTTGTCGCGGTAAACGCGACCTCGACTCCTTGGATGGGGGGTTAGTACCGGATTGTAAAGCCAGTGCGATCTGGTTGTGGATCACGGCAGTCGATCAGGGTCTCGTTGATTTTGTATTTCATCGAGTCAGCGACTCGCTTGGCAAGTTCTTTGATCGAGTCGGTCGGGCCCTGGACGTCCATGGTTACGTCACCGTCGGGTTCATTTCGGACAAATCCCGTGATCTCGAGTCCGCGAGCTTGTTGAATCGCATTGACGCGAAACCCGACGCCTTGAACGTCACCGCGATATCGAAATATTTTTCGTTCTATGTTCATGTTGGATTCTTTCCCGGAGTGGTTTCAACCGCAGTGAGCGAAGTGGCGTTTTCCGAATTGCTGCCCGTTGACATCCTACGGCTATTTCGGGCATGTTATCATGCATGTCCACACGCCGACGCGCCCGCGAAATAGTCCTGCAACTTCTTTACGAAGCCGATCTCAACGATTGGCGCGACGCGGATGCTTCACGCCGCTTCATCCGCTCTCGATTGCAGGGACGCACACTGTTGACCAATTTCGCCAGTGAGTTGCTCGACGGCACCATTGCTCATCGCGACGCGATCGATCGTGAACTCAAGCGATTGTCGACCAATTGGGCGCTCAGTCGAATGCCCGTGACGGATCGCAACGTACTGCGACTGGGAGCTTACGAAATCTTGTTCTCCAAAACACCGGGCCAAGTCGCGATTTCTGAGGCGCTAACCTTGGCACGCCGTTACGGGGGCGAGAATAGCCCCCGGTTTATTAATGGTGTGCTCGATCGGCTGTTCAAAAAGTCCATTGCGGAAAAAACGACAGTCGCCTCGGAATAGCCCGCAATGCGTTCTGCGTATACCGAAGTGCTGCGGGTCGCGGTACCACTGATGATTAGCACGGGCATGTTTTCGCTCGTGTTGTTTGCTGACCGTACACTGCTTTTCCAGCATGAGCCCGCCGAGATGGGCGCTGCCATGGCGGCGGGAAACCTGTTCTGGGTTTCGATCTGCGTGTTCGTTGGTATTGCGTCCATGACCGGCGCCATCGCCAGTCAATACGTGGGTGCGGAGCAGCGTGATCGGATCGGCGGGATGCTATGGCAATCCGTTTGGTTTTCGCTGGCGACGATGCCGCTGTTTTTACTGGCGGGTTATTATGCCGAGCCACTGTTTCGCTGGACCGATCAAGCACCTTCATTGATTCCCGCAGAGACAATTTACTTTCAGATTCTGATGTGGGGAGGTGCCGGTGAAGTCCTGCAGACCGCTCTATCGGGATTTTTCAGTGGCACGCACCGCACTCGCACGATCGCGGTCGTCAGCATCATTTCGGGACTCGTCAATCTGGTCCTGGATTGCGTTCTGATCTTTGGGCTCGATCCGGCGTGGTGGGGCGGAGAGGGGCCTCGGGTATGGGAACTTGGGATCGCGGGGGCAGGGATCGCGAGCGTGATATCGTTTTGGTTCAAAGCGGTTTGCTATGGAGTGATCTTGCTAAGACCCCAATTTCGGTCGACTTACGGTATCGCGCGAGGATTGGGGCTGGATCGCCGCATGATGGCGAGGTTGATCTACTTTGGGTTTCCGGCGGGGCTGATGTACGCGACCGAGGCGGGGGCGTTCACAGTGATCGTGTTAATGATCGGTCGCCTTGGTGATGTGCCGCTGCAGGCGACGACCATGGCAATTAATTTTAATATGATCGCCTTCATTCCGTTGGTAGGTTTGTCGATCGCCGTTTCGGTATTGGTGGGTAATCACTTGGTTGGCAGTGGTCCGGCGCGGGCCGTCCGTTGTGTGTGGGCGGCGTTGACAATTGCCTGGGCCTATTCGGCTGCCTGGGCATTGATCTACTGGTTTGGCGCTGAGACCATGATTTCGTTGTATTCGATCAATCCGGCTGCGACGACGATCCCTCACGACGCGAAGCTGGCTTTACAAACGGCCCAGGGGCTGCTGGGTTTTGTTGCCATTTACGTACTCCTCGATGCGACTCAGCTGATTCTCGCCGGCGCACTTCGGGGGGCCGGAGATACGTGGTTCGTGCTGCTCGCTGGACTGTGCGTTTCGGTGATCACCTTGACGATTGGGTTTGCATGGGAGCCGGCATGGCAACCCGCTTTGTGGGGCGAGAACGCCTCGACGGGGGCGGCCGAGTTTGGCTCGATGTCCGCGTCGGTATCGGCAGTGCTGTACTGGTGGTGGAAGGTCATCACCGCATTTGTCGTCCTGTTAGCCGCTGCCATGACGGCGAGATATCTGCAGGGCTCTTGGAAAAAGATGCGAATGGTTTGAGCGAGCTTGCTCAAACCTTGTCATGCCCTAACGCAGCGTTGAGGCTTCGGCCGTGGTGGAGCGAATCATGCTTGGGAACCAAGACTCCAGCGTTTGGCTGACTCCACTGAGGGTGCGGCGTTGAATCGTGGGTGCGGAGATCGGTCCGTCCACTTCGACCGTGAAAAATGTATAGCGGTTATCGCGGAGCGGACTGATGACTTTGCTGAACAAGTTAGTCGGACTGACCTTCGTATTGAATGTTAGGTCGAGATGTTCCAGTCGTGAAAGAGTTCCACTTCCATCCAAAGCGATCAGGTCTCCCCATACCGACAAGCGGTTGAAATTCACGTCCTCGCCAAAGATGGCGAATTCCGATTGGGCGTCGGTGAAGGCGACGTCTTCGGTGGGAGTGATGCGCAGGAGGTTGAAAAACTGCACCAGCATCGGTAGCTCGTAGATATTGGCACCGCTGACC
This genomic window from Allorhodopirellula heiligendammensis contains:
- a CDS encoding PVC-type heme-binding CxxCH protein, yielding MLFLLFVFVAVAASVSAADEFALHSFKRHQLSDTYFSEGAAVGDLNADGIPDLVYGPYWFEGPDFREQHEIYKPVPQDMNRYADNFFTWVEDFNADGFADVLVVGLPGTPAFIFENPQDGSANAHWQRHRVMEGIGNESPEFIDVDGDGRRDLVCAHDGFFGVATYDPQNAFEPWDFHAISEPNAAKRTPHGLGIGDINSDGRMDLIHAHGWYEQPESNALTTRWRSYNAPLTSAYGGAEMYAYDVDGDGDNDIITSNAAHDFGLGWYEQVRTGDDITFKYHRIMGAKRSENQYGALFSELHSVHLADIDGDGLQDIVTGKTYWSHHRQSPMWDAGAVVYWFKLVRDENSIRWVPHLIDAESGIGRQIVVEDVNADGLLDVVVGGMKGGHVLLHQKETVAEADWNAAQPKVFADFQPESTPQLRKANVSSVKMSPRTGRVAGAIEAETLTYYVSGGNARPQDMRGFSLDRWSGQSQLWWTGAQPGDSLTMELPEFSGTVDIEIVLTGAKDYGIVQLYLDDQPLGTPIDLYQRDVKTTGVLKFSQRKVDGNQHTLGVKITGSNPSAVKSFMFAIDYVRVKQADGNFVQGINPEDGVLPKTADGRTLGLDFESGTLADWTATGDAFRDQPVQGDTVSARRNDMQSDHEGEYWIGGYERHGDEATGTLTSSPFVVSEPFATFLAAGGKHDETRVELVEHQSGDVFFAYSGSNSETLQQVVVDVKALLGKEAVIRLIDEHQGGWGHINFDHFRLHKTRPAKLTPPKIVLEADEYPHAGLPAAEAAEAMKVPAGFQVTVGAAEPDVQQPVAMAIDDRGRVWIAEAFEYPVRAKGDQGRDRILIFEDTDGNGSLDKRTVFAEGLNLISGLEVGFGGVWVGAAPYLMFIPDRNGDDIPDSAPQILLDGWGYQDTHETLNAFIWGPDGWLYGCHGVFTHSRVGKPGTPDEERVPVNAAVWRYHPTRHQFDIFAHGTSNPWGVDFNDRGQAFITACVIPHLYHVIEGARYQRQGGQHFNPYTYRDITTIADHLHYLGANPHGGNNRSDSAGGGHAHAGAMIYLGDAWPEAYRGELFMNNIHGQRLNVDRLQPRGSGYVGTHGPDFLLTGDQASQILNLRYGPDGNAWMIDWYDMQACHRREVNMHDRSNGRIYKISYSETAGDLPAAQPAADPFASRGISHSLAEMSDRELAELVLQRNDWFVRHARRLLQERALRSEIDLGARSRLREIAVTHADDTRRLRAVWALHAVSGLDEAFLQALLNDPSPYVRGWTVQLAMEVSQNAPSNAMLERFIELAQQDPSPVVRLYLASAAQNLDLNQRWGLIESLCTHASDANDHNLPLMYWYAAEPLADVDASRALALAMQAGVAIPLVQEFMLRRIGSADDAGRSLEVLVQGLGEAKSRTIQIAFLKAIRLALRGQRRVSPPRQWGEVSARLIQSDDEEVSTQAIALGVTFGDPAATAKMREQITDGSLSTEHRLIAIESLLGANDPELVPSLITLLDEDEALREAAIRGMAQYDSGDATNSLLARYDDFTPEQRRLVLGTLCSRASSGLALLRTIEAKQIPSSDLTADLVRQLQLLQNQEIGDLLTSVWGSVRESDSDKLAMIARYKELVESDTEPPVNLALGRAVFAKTCMKCHVLYGVGFKIGPDLTGSNRSNLDYLLSNIVDPSGVMAKEYLPTILLTDDGRVVSGLVKAEDNRSITIQSTDAVVIVPKNEIEERILSEKSMMPEDQLKQFSDHEVRSLITYLRGKEQTPMLASDEDLARFFNGTDLTGWSGRDDLWSVENGELVGRTDGLAQNEWIVSDLAVGDFTLTLDVKLVGNRGNSGIQFRSHAHDGEVAGYQADIGVDWWGKLYEEHGRGLLWDQPADAKVNVGDWNRYKIVVSGHHIRTYLNDELCVDLEDPDGAESGIIAFQLHSGGKTEVRFRNIQLTR
- a CDS encoding acylphosphatase, which encodes MNIERKIFRYRGDVQGVGFRVNAIQQARGLEITGFVRNEPDGDVTMDVQGPTDSIKELAKRVADSMKYKINETLIDCRDPQPDRTGFTIRY
- the nusB gene encoding transcription antitermination factor NusB, producing MLSCMSTRRRAREIVLQLLYEADLNDWRDADASRRFIRSRLQGRTLLTNFASELLDGTIAHRDAIDRELKRLSTNWALSRMPVTDRNVLRLGAYEILFSKTPGQVAISEALTLARRYGGENSPRFINGVLDRLFKKSIAEKTTVASE
- a CDS encoding MATE family efflux transporter; translation: MRSAYTEVLRVAVPLMISTGMFSLVLFADRTLLFQHEPAEMGAAMAAGNLFWVSICVFVGIASMTGAIASQYVGAEQRDRIGGMLWQSVWFSLATMPLFLLAGYYAEPLFRWTDQAPSLIPAETIYFQILMWGGAGEVLQTALSGFFSGTHRTRTIAVVSIISGLVNLVLDCVLIFGLDPAWWGGEGPRVWELGIAGAGIASVISFWFKAVCYGVILLRPQFRSTYGIARGLGLDRRMMARLIYFGFPAGLMYATEAGAFTVIVLMIGRLGDVPLQATTMAINFNMIAFIPLVGLSIAVSVLVGNHLVGSGPARAVRCVWAALTIAWAYSAAWALIYWFGAETMISLYSINPAATTIPHDAKLALQTAQGLLGFVAIYVLLDATQLILAGALRGAGDTWFVLLAGLCVSVITLTIGFAWEPAWQPALWGENASTGAAEFGSMSASVSAVLYWWWKVITAFVVLLAAAMTARYLQGSWKKMRMV